In Equus przewalskii isolate Varuska chromosome 6, EquPr2, whole genome shotgun sequence, one DNA window encodes the following:
- the TLCD5 gene encoding TLC domain-containing protein 5 isoform X1 gives MVWPPRGRGLLLSWELEACLRQARRPHGCPHSGRAQVCPSRAWPQPAGRCRGDALAMPASRLRLLLAPATPAPRPRARMALALCLQVLCSLGGWLSLYISLCRLTKHRSYEWSCRLVTFTHGVLSIGLSAYIGFIDGPWPFTHPGSPNTPLQVHVLCLTLGYFIFDLGWCIYFQSEGALMLAHHTLSILGIIMALVLGESGTEVNAVLFGSEITNPLLQMRWFLRETGHYHSFTGDVVDFLFVALFTGVRIGVGARLLYCEMVSPKPKWFVKVGGVAMYAVSWCFMVSIWRFAWRKSIKKYHAWRSRRSEEWQRKCNGHVKTHSPRLAPDNGLG, from the exons ATGGTCTGGCCTCCGAGGGGACGGGGCCTCCTCCTGTCTTGGGAGCTGGAGGCCTGTCTGCGCCAGGCTCGGCGCCCGCACGGATGCCCGCACAGCGGCCGGGCTCAGGTGTGCCCGAGCCGGGCTTGGCCACAGCCCGCAGGCCGGTGCAGGGGAGATGCGCTCGCCATGCCTGCGAGCCGCCTGAGGTTGCTGCTCGCCCCAGCCACGCCTGCTCCGAGGCCGAGAGCCAG GATGGCATTAGCTCTGTGTCTGCAGGTGCTGTGCAGCCTGGGGGGCTGGCTCTCGCTCTACATTTCTCTCTGCCGCCTGACTAAGCACCGAAGCTATGAGTGGAGCTGCCGCCTGGTTACCTTCACCCATGGAGTCCTCTCTATAGGCCTCTCTGCTTATATTGGCTTCATTGATGGCCCTTGGCCTTTTACCCACCCAG GCTCACCTAATACACCTCTCCAAGTGCACGTTCTGTGTCTCACCTTGGGCTACTTCATCTTCGACTTGGGCTGGTGCATCTACTTCCAGTCTGAGGGTGCCCTGATGCTGGCTCACCACACACTGAGTATCTTGGGCATCATCATGGCCCTGGTGCTTGGAGAGTCAGGCACAGAGGTCAATGCAGTCCTCTTTGGAAGTGAGATTACCAACCCCTTGCTGCAGATGCGCTGGTTTCTCCGTGAAACAGGGCACTACCACAGTTTCACTGGAGATGTGGTGGACTTCCTCTTTGTGGCTCTGTTCACCGGAGTGAGGATTGGCGTAGGAGCTCGCCTCCTTTACTGTGAAATGGTCTCACCCAAGCCCAAGTGGTTTGTAAAGGTTGGGGGAGTAGCGATGTATGCTGTGTCTTGGTGTTTCATGGTTAGCATCTGGCGCTTTGCATGGAGGAAAAGCATCAAGAAGTACCATGCCTGGAGAAGCAGGCGAAGTGAGGAGTGGCAGCGAAAATGTAATGGACATGTCAAGACGCACTCGCCAAGGCTTGCTCCAGATAATGGATTGGGTTAA
- the TLCD5 gene encoding TLC domain-containing protein 5 isoform X2, with translation MPAQRPGSGVPEPGLATARRPVQGRCARHACEPPEVAARPSHACSEAESQVLCSLGGWLSLYISLCRLTKHRSYEWSCRLVTFTHGVLSIGLSAYIGFIDGPWPFTHPGSPNTPLQVHVLCLTLGYFIFDLGWCIYFQSEGALMLAHHTLSILGIIMALVLGESGTEVNAVLFGSEITNPLLQMRWFLRETGHYHSFTGDVVDFLFVALFTGVRIGVGARLLYCEMVSPKPKWFVKVGGVAMYAVSWCFMVSIWRFAWRKSIKKYHAWRSRRSEEWQRKCNGHVKTHSPRLAPDNGLG, from the exons ATGCCCGCACAGCGGCCGGGCTCAGGTGTGCCCGAGCCGGGCTTGGCCACAGCCCGCAGGCCGGTGCAGGGGAGATGCGCTCGCCATGCCTGCGAGCCGCCTGAGGTTGCTGCTCGCCCCAGCCACGCCTGCTCCGAGGCCGAGAGCCAG GTGCTGTGCAGCCTGGGGGGCTGGCTCTCGCTCTACATTTCTCTCTGCCGCCTGACTAAGCACCGAAGCTATGAGTGGAGCTGCCGCCTGGTTACCTTCACCCATGGAGTCCTCTCTATAGGCCTCTCTGCTTATATTGGCTTCATTGATGGCCCTTGGCCTTTTACCCACCCAG GCTCACCTAATACACCTCTCCAAGTGCACGTTCTGTGTCTCACCTTGGGCTACTTCATCTTCGACTTGGGCTGGTGCATCTACTTCCAGTCTGAGGGTGCCCTGATGCTGGCTCACCACACACTGAGTATCTTGGGCATCATCATGGCCCTGGTGCTTGGAGAGTCAGGCACAGAGGTCAATGCAGTCCTCTTTGGAAGTGAGATTACCAACCCCTTGCTGCAGATGCGCTGGTTTCTCCGTGAAACAGGGCACTACCACAGTTTCACTGGAGATGTGGTGGACTTCCTCTTTGTGGCTCTGTTCACCGGAGTGAGGATTGGCGTAGGAGCTCGCCTCCTTTACTGTGAAATGGTCTCACCCAAGCCCAAGTGGTTTGTAAAGGTTGGGGGAGTAGCGATGTATGCTGTGTCTTGGTGTTTCATGGTTAGCATCTGGCGCTTTGCATGGAGGAAAAGCATCAAGAAGTACCATGCCTGGAGAAGCAGGCGAAGTGAGGAGTGGCAGCGAAAATGTAATGGACATGTCAAGACGCACTCGCCAAGGCTTGCTCCAGATAATGGATTGGGTTAA
- the TLCD5 gene encoding TLC domain-containing protein 5 isoform X4, with amino-acid sequence MALALCLQVLCSLGGWLSLYISLCRLTKHRSYEWSCRLVTFTHGVLSIGLSAYIGFIDGPWPFTHPGSPNTPLQVHVLCLTLGYFIFDLGWCIYFQSEGALMLAHHTLSILGIIMALVLGESGTEVNAVLFGSEITNPLLQMRWFLRETGHYHSFTGDVVDFLFVALFTGVRIGVGARLLYCEMVSPKPKWFVKVGGVAMYAVSWCFMVSIWRFAWRKSIKKYHAWRSRRSEEWQRKCNGHVKTHSPRLAPDNGLG; translated from the exons ATGGCATTAGCTCTGTGTCTGCAGGTGCTGTGCAGCCTGGGGGGCTGGCTCTCGCTCTACATTTCTCTCTGCCGCCTGACTAAGCACCGAAGCTATGAGTGGAGCTGCCGCCTGGTTACCTTCACCCATGGAGTCCTCTCTATAGGCCTCTCTGCTTATATTGGCTTCATTGATGGCCCTTGGCCTTTTACCCACCCAG GCTCACCTAATACACCTCTCCAAGTGCACGTTCTGTGTCTCACCTTGGGCTACTTCATCTTCGACTTGGGCTGGTGCATCTACTTCCAGTCTGAGGGTGCCCTGATGCTGGCTCACCACACACTGAGTATCTTGGGCATCATCATGGCCCTGGTGCTTGGAGAGTCAGGCACAGAGGTCAATGCAGTCCTCTTTGGAAGTGAGATTACCAACCCCTTGCTGCAGATGCGCTGGTTTCTCCGTGAAACAGGGCACTACCACAGTTTCACTGGAGATGTGGTGGACTTCCTCTTTGTGGCTCTGTTCACCGGAGTGAGGATTGGCGTAGGAGCTCGCCTCCTTTACTGTGAAATGGTCTCACCCAAGCCCAAGTGGTTTGTAAAGGTTGGGGGAGTAGCGATGTATGCTGTGTCTTGGTGTTTCATGGTTAGCATCTGGCGCTTTGCATGGAGGAAAAGCATCAAGAAGTACCATGCCTGGAGAAGCAGGCGAAGTGAGGAGTGGCAGCGAAAATGTAATGGACATGTCAAGACGCACTCGCCAAGGCTTGCTCCAGATAATGGATTGGGTTAA
- the TLCD5 gene encoding TLC domain-containing protein 5 isoform X3, with protein MLAHHTLSILGIIMALVLGESGTEVNAVLFGSEITNPLLQMRWFLRETGHYHSFTGDVVDFLFVALFTGVRIGVGARLLYCEMVSPKPKWFVKVGGVAMYAVSWCFMVSIWRFAWRKSIKKYHAWRSRRSEEWQRKCNGHVKTHSPRLAPDNGLG; from the coding sequence ATGCTGGCTCACCACACACTGAGTATCTTGGGCATCATCATGGCCCTGGTGCTTGGAGAGTCAGGCACAGAGGTCAATGCAGTCCTCTTTGGAAGTGAGATTACCAACCCCTTGCTGCAGATGCGCTGGTTTCTCCGTGAAACAGGGCACTACCACAGTTTCACTGGAGATGTGGTGGACTTCCTCTTTGTGGCTCTGTTCACCGGAGTGAGGATTGGCGTAGGAGCTCGCCTCCTTTACTGTGAAATGGTCTCACCCAAGCCCAAGTGGTTTGTAAAGGTTGGGGGAGTAGCGATGTATGCTGTGTCTTGGTGTTTCATGGTTAGCATCTGGCGCTTTGCATGGAGGAAAAGCATCAAGAAGTACCATGCCTGGAGAAGCAGGCGAAGTGAGGAGTGGCAGCGAAAATGTAATGGACATGTCAAGACGCACTCGCCAAGGCTTGCTCCAGATAATGGATTGGGTTAA